The Canis lupus baileyi chromosome 29, mCanLup2.hap1, whole genome shotgun sequence genomic interval TTCTAACCCTGTAGCCACCTCTTTGCCCCTATGTTCCTCTCCATGGCCTTTTGGTCTGCAGTTAGATCTGATTAGTCTGTTTCATACTGTGCTTACTGAACCATATGGACTTGGTGTGTCTCTAGGGTCTTGAAAATAGGTAGGATGaccattctgttttccagctGGAAAAGCAGAATAGAACGTTGggcactgttcttttttttgggggggggggggcaccgtTCCTAACACTGTCCTAAGTCCCCACTGTGGCCCTGTGAAGTAGGAATTGGTGCAGCTCACACATTCACACAGGAAGCAAGTGAGCCATTCAGGGATGGAGGTGGCCAGAAGTGGGATTCCAACCTACATATTCCAACCCCAAAACCCTTCTCACCTCTGTGCTACAGAGCCTTAGAGAGACCTGGCTTCCATTCTAAAGTTTCATTAGTGAAATGAGGATACAGTATCTACCCATAGGGTTGCTGTTATCACGTTTCAATGAGGTGGTTGTGTGATTACAACTCTCAGAGCCATGCCCAATACATTTAAAGGCTCAACACAGTTCCGTGGCTGCTGTCAGAACTGTCCTCAGGACGTAGGTATCCCGGGTCGGCCTGGGCTTTACAGCCACAGACCTGGGTTCTGCTCCCAGCTCTCTGCTTATGCAAGGCTTTGTGACTGCAAAGGGTCATTTCAACCAAGTTACACTTCTTCATTTGTATGGTGGGAATAAACCATTCTTACTTCATGGGTTGCTGTGACTCTTCAGTGAGATAGTACATGTATTGTACACATAAGCACTTCATAACAAAGTTTGTCGTTATTCACATTATatcccccaggtgccctgaaaattaGAGTGACTAAGACTTAGTGCACGTTGACTCCTGGAGAATAGAAACACCAGAAGCCCTTGCATCCGTCAGGCTGCAGGTTTGGGAATGGCCTACTGACTGAAGTGTCTCCATGCTTTCCTTCCCCAGAGCATCCAGGATGGGCACCCCAGCCTCTGTGGTGAGTGAGCCGCCCCTTTGGCAAGCTCCAGCCGAAGCCCGGGGCCGCAAGCAGGCCTCGGCCAACATCTTCCAGGACGCTGAGCTGTTGCAGATCCAGGGCCTGTTTCAGCGCAGTGGGGACCAGCTGGCTGAGGAGCGAGCACAGATCATCTGGGAGTGTGCAGGAGACCACCGTGTGGCAGAAGCCTTGAGGAGGCTGCGTAGGAAGAGGCCCCCCCGGCTGAAACCACTGGCCCACTCACTGCACCACTGCAGCCGGCTCAGGTGGGTTCCTGGAACTGGAAGGCTGAGGGAAGGTGAGCACCAATGATGCCCCTTCCACCATGCTCCTGCCACCTGGCAGGGTGACCTGGAACCACTGACTTGGCCTCACTGTAAAGCACCTGCTGTGGGGGTTTTGAGGTCTACACAGTGCCTGTGACTGCAGTTACTACTAGAGTCATGTTGACCCTGTGAACTTCCATGGGAAGGAAGGCCTG includes:
- the AVPI1 gene encoding arginine vasopressin-induced protein 1 isoform X2; translation: MQIIWCRRASRMGTPASVVSEPPLWQAPAEARGRKQASANIFQDAELLQIQGLFQRSGDQLAEERAQIIWECAGDHRVAEALRRLRRKRPPRLKPLAHSLHHCSRLRIPEPCAPLANPQSGSTETASGDQYLNSRRTSARIRRNWKKPGPTSYLHQIRH
- the AVPI1 gene encoding arginine vasopressin-induced protein 1 isoform X3 — encoded protein: MHGGASRMGTPASVVSEPPLWQAPAEARGRKQASANIFQDAELLQIQGLFQRSGDQLAEERAQIIWECAGDHRVAEALRRLRRKRPPRLKPLAHSLHHCSRLRIPEPCAPLANPQSGSTETASGDQYLNSRRTSARIRRNWKKPGPTSYLHQIRH
- the AVPI1 gene encoding arginine vasopressin-induced protein 1 isoform X1, which codes for MGTPASVVSEPPLWQAPAEARGRKQASANIFQDAELLQIQGLFQRSGDQLAEERAQIIWECAGDHRVAEALRRLRRKRPPRLKPLAHSLHHCSRLRIPEPCAPLANPQSGSTETASGDQYLNSRRTSARIRRNWKKPGPTSYLHQIRH
- the AVPI1 gene encoding arginine vasopressin-induced protein 1 isoform X4 produces the protein MGTPASVVSEPPLWQAPAEARGRKQASANIFQDAELLQIQGLFQRSGDQLAEERAQIIWECAGDHRVAEALRRLRRKRPPRLKPLAHSLHHCSRLRWVPGTGRLREESPSPALHWPTHRVVARRQLLVISI